Proteins from a genomic interval of Rosa chinensis cultivar Old Blush chromosome 2, RchiOBHm-V2, whole genome shotgun sequence:
- the LOC112190129 gene encoding glycine-rich RNA-binding protein 4, mitochondrial gives MLNYSLLTLLARRASTGVNQNPILLQRCFCSPPSSSSSNNKLFVGGLSWSLDEKSLKDAFSSYGQVTEVTIVYDKDSGRSRGFGFVNFSKEDDAKSAKDAMDGKALMGRPLRISFALERVRGGTVVVPRLPGIGDRVNRS, from the exons ATGCTGAACTACTCTCTGTTAACGCTCCTTGCTAGAAGAGCATCAACAGGAgtaaatcaaaacccaattttACTTCAGCGATGCTTCtgttcaccaccgtcttcttcttcttcaaacaaTAAGCTCTTCGTCGGAG GCTTGTCATGGTCCTTGGACGAGAAGTCCCTGAAAGACGCTTTCTCTTCTTATGGGCAggtcactgaag TGACTATAGTGTATGACAAGGACTCAGGCAGGTCTAGGGGCTTTGGATTTGTAAATTTCTCCAAGGAAGATGATGCCAAGTCTGCAAAAGATGCTATGGATGGAAAG GCGTTGATGGGTCGGCCACTGAGGATTAGTTTTGCTCTCGAAAGAGTTCGGGGAGGGACTGTAGTTGTTCCTCGCCTTCCAGGCATTGGAGATCGTGTTAATCGCTCATAG
- the LOC112184988 gene encoding pyrophosphate--fructose 6-phosphate 1-phosphotransferase subunit beta, whose amino-acid sequence RRPCPRSSTANAKAVPGRSASVYSEVQTSRLDVLLPLPSVLKAPFSVVDGPKSSAAGNPDEIAKLFPNLFGQPSASLNAGDASSALSKDKSLKIGVVLSGGQAPGGHNVISGIFDFLQQRTTGSIMYGFRGGPAGVMKGKYVELSTEYVYPYRNQGGFDMIASGRDKIETPEQFQQAADTANKLDLDGLVVIGGDDSNTNACLLAENFRGKNLKTRVIGCPKTIDGDLKCKEVPTSFGFDTACRLYSEMIGNLMTDARSTGKYYHFVRLMGRAASHITLECALETRPNITIIGEEVAAKKQTLKNVTDYITDIVCKRAEQGYNYGIVLIPEGLIDFIPEVQQLIAELNEILAHGAVDEAGEWKKKLQPQSHELFEFLPRAIQEQLLLERDPHGNVQVAKIETEKMLLQMVDTELTKRKQGGKYKRNFSGQCHFFGYEGRCGLPTNFDANYCYALGYGAGALLHSGKTGLISSVGNLGAPVEQWTVGGTALTSLMDVERRHGAPFKKFASLRDEWALKNHYVNPGPVQFLGPRSTAINNTLLLELGA is encoded by the exons CGGCGACCATGTCCTCGATCCTCCACCGCCAATGCCAAGGCCGTGCCTGGCCGCTCCGCCTCCGTCTACAGCGAAGTCCAAACCAGCCGTCTCGACGTTCTCCTTCCCCTCCCCTCCGTCCTCAAAGCCCCCTTCTCCGTCGTCGACGGCCCTAAAAGCTCTGCCGCAGGAAATCCAG ATGAGATTGCCAAGTTGTTCCCTAACCTATTCGGCCAGCCCTCGGCGTCGCTAAACGCCGGGGATGCTTCATCGGCTCTGTCAAAGGATAAGAGTTTGAAGATCGGAGTTGTTCTCTCCGGTGGACAAGCACCCGGTGGACACAATGTGATTTCTGGGATTTTCG ATTTCTTGCAGCAGCGTACTACTGGAAGCATAATGTATGGATTTAGGGGCGGTCCGGCCGGAGTGATGAAGGGAAAGTATGTCGAATTGTCAACCGAGTATGTGTATCCATACAGAAATCAG GGCGGCTTTGACATGATTGCTAGTGGCAGAGACAAGATTGAAACTCCAGAACAG TTTCAGCAAGCTGCAGATACAGCGAATAAACTTGATTTAGATGGGCTTGTGGTCATTGGTGGGGATGACTCAAATACTAATGCTTGCCTTCTTGCTGAGAACTTCAG GGGTAAAAATTTGAAGACACGGGTTATTGGATGTCCAAAAACCATTGATGGCGATCTGAAATGCAAAGAGGTGCCTACAAGTTTTGGATTTGACACGGCATGCAGG CTATATTCAGAAATGATCGGTAATCTAATGACAGATGCTCGTTCAACTGGGAAGTACTACCATT TTGTAAGGCTTATGGGGCGTGCAGCTTCTCATATCACATTGGAGTGTGCTCTGGAGACTCGCCCAAACATTACGATTATTGGGGAGGAG GTTGCTGCCAAGAAGCAGACTCTCAAGAATGTCACAGATTACATAACAGATATTGTCTGCAAACGTGCCGAACAAGGTTATAATTATGGTATTGTACTTATACCGGAAGGCCTGATTGATTTCATTCCAGAG GTACAGCAACTAATTGCAGAGCTTAATGAAATCTTAGCTCACGGTGCTGTTGATGAAGCGGGGGAGTGGAAAAAGAAACTTCAGCCTCAATCTCATGAGCTTTTTGAGTTTCTACCACGAGCAATTCAAGAGCAACTATTGCTTGAAAGAGATCCACATGGCAATGTGCAG GTTGCCAAAATCGAGACAGAAAAAATGCTCCTTCAAATGGTAGACACTGAATTGACCAAACGGAAGCAGGGGGGTAAATATAAGCGGAACTTCTCAGGACAGTGCCATTTCTTTGG TTATGAAGGTAGATGCGGTTTGCCCACTAACTTTGATGCAAACTACTGCTATGCATTGGGTTATGGTGCTGGAGCTCTCCTTCATTCTGGAAAGACCGGGTTGATTTCCTCT GTGGGAAATTTGGGTGCTCCAGTTGAACAATGGACAGTTGGTGGAACCGCATTGACTTCTTTAATGGATGTGGAGCGGAGACATG GTGCACCATTCAAAAAGTTTGCATCTTTGAGGGACGAGTGGGCTCTTAAGAATCATTATGTTAACCCAG GTCCTGTTCAATTCCTTGGACCAAGATCCACTGCTATCAACAATACTCTGCTGCTGGAACTCGGAGCATAA